In a single window of the Leptospira sanjuanensis genome:
- the mtaB gene encoding tRNA (N(6)-L-threonylcarbamoyladenosine(37)-C(2))-methylthiotransferase MtaB, whose protein sequence is MLSPIAEQTVLFNTLGCRLNFFESDGLFASLTKHGYRSAEAEEHPEVVIINTCTVTNKADSRNRNTIRNAIKKFPGSQIWVTGCYAETDRDSIEAIPGVAGVVGNTEKSKLPAMILERKGLIDSEELIRVSYDRFSYSDVLPNGHTRAYLKIQDGCNRKCSYCKIPQARGLGVSRRYQDVLDQVRFLQDNGVGEIVLTGVNLGWFRDGENKKAFNKILGDILNILEYSRIRISSIEPPDVGNELAELMSHPRFTPFLHIPLQSGSAEILKRMKRTYTAETFRKRVETAKEKVPGLFLGTDVIVGFPGETEEMFQESVRMVRDLGFAKIHAFPFSVRRNTLAETFHDSVSKETKKERVHALNSLSRELHQKYAIAEVGKIREAILEQGGVAVTDNYLKVKLSETELKPLQVGQFLNVELLQYEPEADKEGTFAGKVSK, encoded by the coding sequence ACATCCGGAAGTCGTCATCATCAATACTTGCACCGTAACGAATAAGGCCGATTCTAGAAATCGAAATACGATTCGCAACGCGATCAAAAAGTTTCCGGGCTCTCAAATCTGGGTCACGGGTTGTTATGCCGAAACCGATCGGGATTCCATCGAAGCGATTCCCGGAGTTGCGGGTGTAGTCGGCAACACGGAAAAATCCAAACTTCCGGCGATGATTTTAGAGAGGAAAGGTTTGATCGATTCGGAAGAATTGATCCGAGTTTCTTACGATCGATTTTCCTATTCGGACGTTTTACCGAACGGACATACACGCGCTTACTTGAAAATCCAAGACGGATGCAATCGTAAATGTTCCTATTGTAAAATTCCTCAGGCGCGCGGTCTTGGGGTTAGCAGAAGGTATCAGGACGTTTTGGATCAAGTCCGTTTTTTACAGGACAACGGAGTCGGAGAAATCGTTCTAACCGGGGTCAATTTAGGCTGGTTTCGCGACGGAGAAAACAAAAAGGCCTTCAATAAAATCCTCGGAGACATCTTAAACATTTTAGAATATTCAAGAATTCGAATTTCTTCGATCGAACCTCCGGACGTAGGAAACGAACTCGCGGAACTGATGAGTCATCCGCGTTTTACTCCGTTTTTGCATATTCCTCTTCAAAGCGGAAGCGCCGAAATTCTCAAACGAATGAAACGCACTTATACTGCGGAAACGTTCCGCAAACGCGTGGAAACCGCGAAGGAAAAGGTTCCGGGTTTGTTTTTGGGAACCGATGTGATCGTCGGTTTTCCCGGAGAAACCGAAGAAATGTTTCAAGAAAGCGTTAGGATGGTTCGTGATCTCGGATTTGCTAAAATTCATGCGTTTCCTTTTTCCGTAAGAAGAAATACGTTGGCCGAAACGTTTCACGATTCCGTAAGCAAAGAAACGAAGAAAGAAAGGGTTCACGCGTTAAACTCGCTTTCGAGAGAACTTCATCAAAAATACGCGATCGCCGAAGTCGGAAAAATCAGAGAAGCGATTCTGGAACAAGGCGGCGTCGCGGTTACGGACAATTATCTCAAAGTGAAACTGAGCGAAACGGAACTGAAACCTCTCCAAGTCGGCCAATTCTTGAACGTGGAACTTCTGCAATACGAACCAGAGGCGGACAAAGAAGGAACATTCGCCGGTAAGGTTTCTAAATAA